In Candidatus Neomarinimicrobiota bacterium, the DNA window CGAACATTTCGAAGGTGACACCCGATTTCCGCAGATTGACCCCTCGAAATGGGAGGAAGTTGAGCGGGAGGATTTTGAGGAAAATGGTCACCCCTATGCCTTCAGTTTTGTAACCTATGAGCGTAAATAATCATTCATACAAGTAAGAGTCAAATTCTATGAACAATTCCAACGGACAAATCTACGACATCATTATTGTGGGCGCCGGACCGGCCGGAACCACCGCGGCATTGTACGCCAAGCGAAAGGGGCTCACTACATTGCTTCTGGACAGAGCCTCTTTTCCCAGAGATAAAATATGCGGCGATGCACTCTCCGGAAAATCGGTTACCATTCTCGAGGAGCTGGATCTCATCGATAAGGTCAGCGAACTGCCGGGCGCGTTTATTCAGTCCGTGGTGTTCGGAAGTCCCACCAATACCCGGGCAAAAATCGATTTCAAGCGGAATGTGGTTGAAAATACGCCAAGCGGATTTGTGATTCGCCGGGAGATCTTTGACAACTTCCTGTTCCAGGAAGCGAAGCAGGTTGCAACAGATGTTCGGCAAAATTTTCTTGTGAAGGATGTCATTGAAGACAACGGTCGATTAGTCGGTGTCCGGGGAAAGGATACCGAATCCGGTGAGGAATTCGAATTCCATGGGAAGATTGTTTTCGGGGCGGATGGATTTAATTCCCTGGTTGCGCGAAAAACCGGGCTCTACGATCACGATCCTGAACATTGGGTGGTGGCGCTCCGCCAGTACTACAAAGGCGTCAAGGGGTTGACGGATCAGATTGAGTTGCACTATGTGGATGAAGTCCTCCCGGGCTATTTCTGGATTTTCCCGCTGGAGGATGACTACGCCAATATCGGTATCGGTATGCTTCACAAATATATCAAAGATCAGGACGTGGATCTGAAAGTGGCGCTTCGCCATGCCATAGAAAGTGAAGCCTTCCGGGAGCGCTTTGGCGACGCTGAACCAATGGAGGACCCCCGGGGCTGGAATCTCCCGGTCGGAAGCAAACACCGGAAGATATTCGGGAACGGATTTATGCTCCTTGGCGATGCTGCCAGCCTGATTGATCCGTTTACCGGCGAAGGGATCGGCAATGCCCTCTACTCGGCGAAATATGCGGTGGAAGTTGCGGAGGAAGCTATCTCTGCCAACGATTTCACCGAGGATTTTATCGCACAATACGATCAGCGGCTCTGGACCGAGGTTGGCGATGAGCTGAGGGTCAGCCACAAACTCCAGAAGCTCGGGCGGTTCCGGCCGCTCCTGAATTTCGTGATTAACAAGGCATCCAACAGTGAAGAGGTGAGTAATATAATCGCTGGAATGCTTGCAAATGAAGTCCCCCGGAAGCAGCTTGCCAATCCGCTATTTTATTTCAAACTGCTATTCAGTTAACTGCCGGAGATTAGGAAAAGGCTACAAGGTATTGGACAAGACCTAGTCCCTGCTCGTTCGACCAAGCCAGGCGGCGCCCCGGCCCCTGA includes these proteins:
- a CDS encoding dihydrofolate reductase codes for the protein EHFEGDTRFPQIDPSKWEEVEREDFEENGHPYAFSFVTYERK
- a CDS encoding NAD(P)/FAD-dependent oxidoreductase; the protein is MNNSNGQIYDIIIVGAGPAGTTAALYAKRKGLTTLLLDRASFPRDKICGDALSGKSVTILEELDLIDKVSELPGAFIQSVVFGSPTNTRAKIDFKRNVVENTPSGFVIRREIFDNFLFQEAKQVATDVRQNFLVKDVIEDNGRLVGVRGKDTESGEEFEFHGKIVFGADGFNSLVARKTGLYDHDPEHWVVALRQYYKGVKGLTDQIELHYVDEVLPGYFWIFPLEDDYANIGIGMLHKYIKDQDVDLKVALRHAIESEAFRERFGDAEPMEDPRGWNLPVGSKHRKIFGNGFMLLGDAASLIDPFTGEGIGNALYSAKYAVEVAEEAISANDFTEDFIAQYDQRLWTEVGDELRVSHKLQKLGRFRPLLNFVINKASNSEEVSNIIAGMLANEVPRKQLANPLFYFKLLFS